One segment of uncultured Propionivibrio sp. DNA contains the following:
- a CDS encoding response regulator: MNEPKSAHILVIDDDRDIRELVGEYLEQNGFRVSCAGDGKQMDTVLASKAPIDLIVLDLMLPGEDGLSIFRRLRTDYRPPIPVLMLTARSDDIDRIIGLELGADDYLTKPFVPRELVARIRAVLRRVRMLPPSSVTESSARAAAFGEWRLDLLQRNLIDRYGVVTPLGGAEYALLRLFIDHPQHIFSRDQLLTQLARREFEIEDRSIDLRVSRLRRRLGDHARDPKYIRTIRNEGYVFAQAVSYEA, from the coding sequence ATGAACGAACCGAAATCGGCCCATATCCTGGTCATCGATGATGATCGCGACATTCGTGAACTGGTCGGCGAATATCTTGAGCAGAATGGTTTTCGCGTTTCCTGCGCCGGCGACGGAAAGCAGATGGACACCGTCCTTGCGAGCAAAGCCCCGATTGACCTGATCGTCCTCGACCTGATGCTGCCCGGCGAGGACGGACTCTCTATTTTTCGCCGCCTGCGCACCGACTATCGTCCGCCGATTCCGGTCCTAATGCTTACCGCCAGGTCCGACGACATTGATCGCATCATTGGCCTCGAACTGGGCGCGGACGATTACCTGACCAAGCCCTTTGTCCCCCGCGAACTGGTCGCCCGGATCCGTGCGGTGTTGCGGCGAGTCCGCATGCTGCCGCCCTCGAGCGTGACCGAGTCCAGCGCCCGTGCGGCTGCGTTTGGCGAATGGCGACTCGATCTGCTGCAACGCAACCTGATCGACCGGTATGGCGTCGTCACCCCGCTCGGCGGCGCCGAATATGCGCTGCTGCGCCTGTTTATCGATCATCCGCAACACATCTTCAGCCGTGACCAGTTGCTGACACAGTTGGCACGACGAGAGTTCGAGATCGAGGACCGTTCGATCGACCTGAGGGTCAGTCGCCTGCGACGCCGACTCGGCGATCATGCCCGCGATCCCAAGTACATCCGGACGATTCGCAACGAGGGCTATGTATTCGCTCAAGCCGTCAGCTACGAGGCTTGA